Proteins from one Impatiens glandulifera chromosome 2, dImpGla2.1, whole genome shotgun sequence genomic window:
- the LOC124924242 gene encoding uncharacterized mitochondrial protein AtMg00810-like, translating into MVVVLLYEDDIILTDSNYDEIARLQDEISLRFEMKKLGELGTFLGLPIENFEKCLFVSQINYAKKLIDKFGMTDEKKSYTPLNVNPRLSRDEGTCLPDIRLYRALVGSLIYLTIKRPDIVYAAGVVSCYMQDPRKPHFEEVKKILKYINTSLDIGLLYEKDAKFVLQGFADTDFAGDRDDHKSTSGLFFFVETLAYLGVDGNKDRTKHIELEHHFIREKVLVGIIEMVVVRSEDNDVDIFTKALPKGPFEGLRSKLELVHRTSL; encoded by the exons ATGGTGGTGGTACTTCTATATGAGGATGACATAATTTTGACGGATAGTAACTATGATGAGATTGCTCGGCTACAAGATGAGATCTCGCTTCGCTTTGAAATGAAGAAGCTTGGTGAACTTGGAACTTTCCTTGGTCTACCAATTGAAAATTTCGAGAAATGTTTGTTTGTATCGCAAATCAACTACGCAAAGAAGTTGATAGATAAATTTGGTATGACAGATGAAAAAAAGAGTTATACTCCTCTCAACGTAAATCCCAGACTCAGTCGAGATGAAGGAACATGTCTACCAGATATTCGTTTGTATCGTGCTCTTGTGGGAAGTCTGATTTATTTGACTATAAAAAGGCCTGACATTGTTTATGCAGCTGGAGTGGTGAGTTGTTACATGCAGGATCCAAGGAAACCACACTTCGAGGAAGTGAAGAAAATTCTGAAGTATATTAATACCTCACTAGATATTGGTCTACTCTACGAAAAAGATGCAAAATTTGTCTTGCAAGGATTTGCGGATACTGACTTTGCTGGAGATCGAGACGACCATAAGTCCACATctggtttgtttttctttgtggaaACACTAGCATATCTTGGAGTAGATGGAAATAAGGATCG gacaaaacacattgaATTGGAGCATCACTTTATTCGTGAAAAAGTACTAGTGGGAATCATTGAGATGGTTGTTGTAAGAAGTGAAGACAATGAtgttgatatcttcacaaaagcaCTTCCTAAAGGTCCTTTTGAGGGTTTACGATCAAAGTTAGAACTAGTTCATCGGACATCACTTTAA